In Leuconostoc kimchii IMSNU 11154, one genomic interval encodes:
- a CDS encoding NAD(P)-dependent oxidoreductase → MFKITAYGVRENEVAYFRKLNIFNYDLNLIPENLTQSNIGTAKGSDGILLRANNDGSEPVLRQLKDWGIKYVFTRTVGYDHIDLEAAAKLGIIVARVPAYSPYAVADLAMNLGITLVRRTAIATSRAALADFKIETDLFGREIHDLTIGIIGTGKIGLAEAKLYKGLGAKVVGYDVFESDVAKGILTFVSQDELLKMSDIVSLHVPHFPNKNDHFFNDQVISKMKKGAILVNTSRAEITDQSAIIQAIKSGHLGGFGADVVLREKEIFGHQFDENHILKDEEVTELLDLYPKVLLTPHIGSYTEEALTDMINISYQNFNDVLIKGTTVNQVALTSA, encoded by the coding sequence ATGTTCAAAATAACAGCTTACGGTGTTCGAGAAAATGAAGTTGCTTATTTTCGTAAACTCAATATTTTCAATTATGATTTAAACTTGATTCCTGAAAATCTCACGCAATCAAATATTGGCACTGCAAAAGGTTCTGACGGCATACTATTACGTGCCAATAATGATGGTTCAGAACCAGTATTGCGTCAATTAAAAGATTGGGGGATTAAATATGTATTCACGCGAACTGTAGGATATGATCATATTGATCTTGAAGCAGCAGCAAAACTAGGAATTATAGTAGCACGTGTCCCTGCATATTCACCCTACGCTGTTGCCGACTTAGCCATGAATTTAGGCATTACTTTAGTTCGCCGTACGGCAATTGCCACGTCACGCGCGGCATTGGCTGATTTTAAAATTGAAACTGATTTATTTGGTCGAGAAATTCACGACTTAACAATTGGCATTATTGGCACAGGAAAAATTGGCTTAGCAGAAGCAAAACTTTATAAGGGACTCGGTGCTAAAGTTGTGGGATATGATGTTTTTGAATCTGACGTTGCGAAAGGAATTTTAACGTTTGTATCACAAGATGAACTGCTAAAAATGTCAGATATTGTCAGTTTGCATGTTCCTCATTTCCCAAACAAAAATGATCATTTTTTTAATGATCAAGTAATTAGTAAAATGAAGAAAGGCGCAATTTTAGTCAATACATCTCGAGCAGAAATAACAGATCAATCAGCAATTATTCAAGCTATCAAGAGTGGCCATTTAGGTGGGTTCGGGGCTGATGTTGTATTACGCGAAAAAGAAATATTTGGACATCAATTTGATGAGAATCATATTTTAAAGGATGAAGAAGTGACCGAATTATTAGATCTTTATCCTAAAGTGCTACTAACACCACATATTGGTTCATATACGGAAGAAGCATTAACGGACATGATTAATATTAGTTATCAAAATTTCAATGACGTGCTTATTAAAGGCACGACAGTTAATCAAGTCGCACTGACATCGGCATAG
- a CDS encoding ATP-binding protein, which translates to MHRIKKVPLQLIIIAIVLLATVISLGTTGILLQQVIESNERQIINIRLKNIAQMAAKDSTVVNSLSSGASQADRSAVQSYAQRLTKSENIDFVVVLNSDLVRLSHPNVKQIGKKFSSPRDAAPTLRGQSHFSKKMGILGLGYRYFVPVYSDTHNIIGVVSVGLTEDTISQSIKTARRPILMGLIIGLLIGIIGSILLAKRLKKVLLNMEPHVIAKKLVEKNTIENSMMEGLLVIDDDHTIIATNSMANQLLPDIGHVGDKLAVAIYQTFFTVISRDNNTHRVVFNAREYLCSAAKLTYPEVGALVLFRDITDLKEIVEELDGTKQYAQALRAQTHEFMNKLQAISGLIELNKYDQVMALIPQLTNDYHQNVGYVTSHIKMPVIAGFLIGKINYAKEHEVSLILRETSSMPELSISGKEITNVIKIVGNLIDNAVDAVAFQNTQTIDLLIQYDEDGRALIIEIIDSGIGMPIEQYDLILSAGFSTKGAHRGYGLATINDIIMAHQGFIDINSEPNKGTRIYIEYPLEIRGA; encoded by the coding sequence ATGCATAGAATTAAAAAAGTGCCATTACAATTGATTATTATCGCTATTGTTCTTTTGGCTACTGTAATTTCTTTAGGGACAACGGGTATTTTGTTACAACAAGTGATTGAAAGCAATGAGCGGCAAATTATTAATATACGGTTGAAAAATATTGCACAAATGGCTGCTAAAGACTCGACGGTTGTCAACAGTTTGTCTTCGGGCGCAAGTCAAGCGGACAGAAGTGCTGTTCAAAGCTATGCGCAGCGCCTGACAAAATCTGAAAATATTGATTTTGTTGTGGTGTTAAACAGCGATCTTGTTCGGTTATCTCATCCTAATGTGAAGCAAATTGGGAAAAAATTTAGCTCACCGCGAGATGCGGCACCGACATTACGAGGTCAATCTCATTTTTCAAAAAAAATGGGCATATTAGGGTTAGGTTATCGTTATTTTGTGCCAGTATATAGTGATACTCACAATATTATAGGTGTAGTTAGTGTGGGATTGACTGAGGATACAATTTCTCAGTCAATAAAAACAGCACGGCGTCCAATTTTAATGGGACTTATTATTGGCTTATTAATTGGTATTATCGGATCAATACTGTTAGCTAAGCGATTGAAAAAGGTACTATTAAATATGGAACCCCATGTTATTGCTAAAAAATTAGTTGAAAAAAACACCATTGAAAACAGTATGATGGAGGGGCTATTAGTTATTGATGATGACCACACAATAATTGCGACTAACAGTATGGCTAATCAATTACTACCCGATATAGGCCATGTTGGAGATAAATTAGCGGTAGCTATTTATCAAACGTTTTTTACGGTTATATCGCGTGACAATAATACCCACAGGGTGGTGTTTAATGCGCGAGAATATCTGTGCTCTGCTGCCAAATTGACATATCCTGAAGTCGGAGCACTTGTTTTGTTTCGTGATATTACTGATTTGAAAGAGATTGTTGAAGAGCTGGATGGCACCAAACAATATGCTCAAGCGTTGAGAGCACAGACGCATGAGTTCATGAATAAATTGCAAGCCATTTCTGGATTAATAGAATTAAATAAATACGATCAAGTGATGGCACTTATCCCACAATTAACCAATGATTACCATCAGAATGTTGGCTATGTGACGTCGCATATTAAAATGCCAGTAATTGCTGGGTTCCTAATTGGCAAGATTAATTATGCCAAAGAACATGAGGTGAGTTTAATATTGCGGGAAACATCTAGTATGCCAGAGTTATCTATTTCGGGTAAAGAGATAACAAATGTTATTAAAATTGTCGGAAACCTTATTGATAACGCCGTTGATGCTGTAGCATTTCAAAATACACAAACGATTGATTTATTGATACAGTATGATGAAGATGGGCGGGCATTGATTATAGAAATTATAGATAGTGGAATAGGTATGCCAATTGAACAGTATGACCTCATTTTGAGCGCTGGTTTTTCAACAAAAGGGGCACATCGTGGTTATGGTTTGGCTACAATCAATGATATTATAATGGCGCACCAAGGATTTATTGATATTAACTCGGAGCCAAATAAAGGTACAAGAATTTATATAGAATACCCATTAGAGATACGAGGAGCCTAG
- a CDS encoding response regulator, which translates to MTYSVLIIEDDPMVADIISQFLNQTAHALFAPITIVGRLEEVQDRVDFSTIDLLLIDVYLPDGQGTTFLTELRNKRISVATIMITAADDRETFRQAMTNGVIDYLIKPFQMQRFNQAIQKFLVLEEIALRKEKLSQQDVNQYFQSETKNEPLAMDLPKGISELTLKLIITTIFSFSKTFSNQSLSQRVKLSRVTTKKYLDYLVENAFLTVKVTYLDVGRPLSSYKINPLKYEALRHFTI; encoded by the coding sequence ATGACTTACAGTGTTTTAATAATTGAAGATGACCCAATGGTTGCAGATATTATCAGCCAATTTTTAAATCAGACAGCACATGCATTATTTGCCCCTATTACAATAGTTGGACGTCTAGAAGAGGTTCAAGATCGGGTTGATTTTTCAACAATAGACCTATTATTGATAGATGTCTATTTACCTGATGGTCAAGGAACAACGTTTTTGACTGAGTTACGAAATAAACGTATTTCAGTTGCAACAATTATGATTACAGCTGCAGATGATCGCGAAACTTTCAGACAAGCAATGACAAATGGTGTGATTGATTATTTGATTAAGCCATTCCAAATGCAGCGTTTTAACCAAGCAATACAAAAATTTTTAGTTTTAGAAGAAATCGCTTTGCGAAAAGAAAAACTATCTCAGCAAGACGTTAATCAATATTTTCAGAGTGAAACAAAAAATGAACCGTTAGCTATGGATTTACCAAAGGGCATTTCTGAATTAACTTTGAAGTTAATTATTACAACAATATTTTCTTTTTCAAAGACTTTTTCCAATCAATCACTTTCTCAGCGGGTCAAGTTATCACGTGTGACAACAAAAAAATATCTAGATTATTTAGTAGAAAATGCGTTTTTAACTGTTAAAGTAACCTATCTAGATGTTGGACGTCCGTTATCAAGCTATAAGATCAATCCTTTAAAATATGAAGCGCTACGCCATTTCACAATCTGA
- a CDS encoding nucleoid-associated protein, giving the protein MIIQQAILHILDTNTGNLIASQGEMSVENPGIHDYIEKLVNKIYHGDVKTGLLASETYLQRMLSNQNFPEMTTQLATKLFDIIAGSDAIQSGDLLSFRAITDDGPIFGLIKLNYSPRYAHAVAYVADQMVNSLVLNQTVLPAATQSVEEAILVNTETNRYHLLEKKHLIDGQRVAYFSEKFLNITPEISLKENIQVIKRTVKSVTEKYDSMPEHETLALTQSAIYDALETGSIDTDVIAEKVFSDNTSAKVLYQEKIADKIAHKAISVENVEKYEKKYRVQKFKLDSGIEISIPMSVYQDHTKVEFVNNANGTTSLVIKDIETILNKFTS; this is encoded by the coding sequence ATGATTATTCAACAAGCTATTTTGCACATTTTGGATACAAATACAGGTAACTTGATTGCTTCTCAAGGCGAAATGTCTGTTGAAAATCCAGGCATTCATGATTATATTGAAAAATTAGTTAACAAAATATATCATGGTGATGTTAAAACTGGTCTGTTAGCTTCTGAAACATATTTACAAAGGATGCTCTCAAATCAAAATTTTCCAGAGATGACCACACAACTAGCTACCAAGTTATTTGATATCATTGCGGGTAGTGATGCAATTCAGTCAGGTGATTTATTAAGTTTCAGAGCTATAACAGATGATGGTCCAATTTTTGGTTTGATTAAATTAAACTATTCACCACGATATGCACATGCTGTGGCATATGTTGCAGATCAAATGGTGAATAGTTTAGTTTTGAATCAAACAGTACTACCTGCTGCAACGCAAAGTGTTGAAGAAGCAATTTTAGTGAATACAGAGACGAATCGCTATCATTTACTTGAAAAAAAGCATCTCATTGATGGTCAGCGTGTGGCTTATTTTTCAGAAAAATTTTTAAATATCACACCTGAAATTTCTTTGAAGGAAAACATTCAAGTGATTAAACGTACAGTTAAAAGTGTTACTGAAAAATACGATAGTATGCCGGAACATGAGACATTGGCTTTAACACAGTCAGCCATTTATGATGCATTAGAGACCGGTAGCATTGATACTGATGTGATTGCTGAAAAAGTCTTTTCAGACAATACTTCAGCCAAGGTGTTATACCAGGAAAAAATTGCTGATAAAATTGCGCATAAAGCGATATCAGTTGAAAATGTTGAAAAATATGAAAAGAAATATCGTGTTCAAAAGTTTAAACTAGATTCAGGTATTGAAATCTCTATTCCAATGTCTGTATACCAAGATCATACGAAGGTTGAGTTTGTTAACAATGCTAATGGGACAACGTCACTAGTGATTAAAGATATTGAAACGATTTTAAATAAGTTTACGAGTTAA